GGGCGGGATCGGTCAGCCGCTCCTCCCCGGGGCCCAGGAGTGGGCCGCGAACGTCGTCACCCCGGACCCGACGTGTGCGCGCTGCCTCGTCGCGCTCGCCGGTATCGGGTGGGAGGGACAGATCAAGATGGAGGATCTCGCCAAGGCGGCGGGCGTCTCCCTGCGGACCGCCGAGCGTCACCGGCCCCACCTCGTGAACGCGGACCTTGTCGCGTTCGTCCCGGTGCCGGTGCAGACGCACGACGGGAAGAACTACGGCCGCCGGCCGGACCGCTTCACGCTGATGAGCACCATCCCCGCGCCGCGCCTTGAGGGTGCCGCGTGGGAGGCGGCGCCCGCACGGGCCGAGGCCATCCTCGACCGCGTCCGTTGGTTCGTGAACGTCGAGCCCGAGGAGCGTGTCCTCGCGGTCCGTTCCGTGGCCTGGTGCCTGCGGAACGGGTGGCCCGAGGAGCCCCTCCTCAAGGCGCTGGACTCGTCGCTCAACCGGCGGGCCTACCGTCCGGGTGGCTACCTGTCCAAGCTCCTGCGGAAGCTCCCGACGGAGTACATCGTCCCGGCCCGCGAGATGTACACCGGCCGCTCGGCGCCGCGCGTTGTCGACTGCCCCGTCTGCCGGACCGCCTTCCGTACGACGCTGCCCGGTACCCCCCTGTGCGGCGGCGGGTTCTGCCACGAAGCCGGTAGGGGTTCCGCCCCCGCCGCCCCTGTCTTCAAGATCGCCTGAAAGGAGCCGTCACCATGGGAAAGATCCTCGACGCCATCAAGTCGCGGTTCCAGACGCGCGACATTCCTAAGACCACATCGGGCCGCTTCAACGCCCTGATGAGGAAGGAAAAGGGCAACACGCAACGGGTGGCCGAGCGCCTCGGCGTCTCGCGCCGCACGGTTCAGCGGTACATCAAGGGCGAGCGGAAGATCGACAACAACCCGGAAGCCGTCGCCCGCCTCGAAAAGGAGGTGTCCAAGGATCATCAGCCCAAGGTTCGCGCCAAGGCCCAGAAGGAGGCCAAGCAGCGCGGCTTGACGGTGGAGACGCGCGCCCGGTTCGGGTTCAACGCCGCCGGCGGGAGCACGGACGACGCCCGGTTGAGGCGGCTCACCGAGGATGTGCCCGACCACCTCGTTGACGGAATTTTCGAGGCCCTGCGCAACGGCGACGAGGCCGAGGCACAACGGCTGATCGCCGAGGGTCTCGCGGAGGAGTATTTCCGCACCCCGGGCACCGACGCCGAGAGCCTCGACGTCGAGTTCACGGACGTTGATTACATCGAGCTGGATTGGCGGAACTGACCATGAGCGAGACCTCTTACACCGCCCCGCTCGCCGTGCTCGACACGGCCGAGGGCCGCCTCGTCGCCTACCTCCCCAACGTCCAGAGCTGCGCCGTACCGGCGGAAGTCACCGACCTGTCGTCGGCCGCCGAGTGGGCCCTCGCGTCGGGGTTCGGCGCCGCCGCCCTCTCGCAGTACGGCGAGGACGTCGGCCCGCTCCTGGTCCTCACCGAGTCCGCGGTCGAGGCCCTCGGCCTCCCGACCGAGATGGACGACCGTAAGCGGCTGCGCGTGCCGGACGATCACCCCGCCGTCAAGGAGCTGGACGAGGCCGGGTGGACCCTGTCACGGGCGGGCCTCGGGCCGTGGACGTTCCTTTTCAAGGGCCGCACCGAGGTTCACGTCGCCGTCATCCCCTGGGGCGCGTTCGACGAACAGATGCGGTGGGCCGTCCCCACGGACGACCCGGGGGCACTCGCCTACACCCTGGGCCTGTACGCCGAGCGGGTCGTGAGCCCCGTCGGCTCGACCGCCGGTTGCAGTCTCGCCCTGATGACCGCCGTACGGCCGCCGTCCCGCGTCCAGTTCGACCGGGGCACCGGCCGGATGCGCCGCACCCCGGTTCCCGGCTCCCTGTCCGTGGCGATCGACCCGGCGCCGCCCGAGGCCCCGGACGAGCACCCGCTCGCCGCCGAGCGGACGCGCGAGGAGAGCAAGGACCCCGGACACGTCCTCGTCGAGGAGGCCCTCGCGTGGTACCGCGAGCCCACCGAGGCCGAGGCCGCCGCCCCCCACGTCGTCGGCCTCGACGTGAACGTTGCGTTCCTCGCGGCTGCAAGTCGCTTGACGGTGGGCCTCGGTGAGGCCGTCTACACCGACGGCCCGGCTTTCGACAAGAAGATCCCGGGCGCGTGGCTCGTCGACTTCTCCGCCGCCACGCTGCGCACCAAGGATCTGACCACGAAGCAGTGGCGCGAGCTCCCCGCCGAGTTCCCCTCTCCGTTCACCCCGGACGGGAAGCGGCCGACGGGCCCGGCCTGGTACGCGACGCCGACCCTGGCGTACGCGGTCGAGCTCGGGATCGAGGTCCGGCCGCTCGCGGCGTGGCTGCGGCCCGACGCCGGCGGATACCTCGACCTGTGGCACAACCGGTTGAGGGATGCCTACATGGACACCCTCGCTGATCTCGGGATCACGGACGGCATGGACGAGGACGCTTTCCTCGCGGGCATGGCGACGGTGAAGGAGCGCGACCCCGAGGCCGTCGCTCTCCTGTCTGCGATCAAGCAGACCGCAAAGGGCGGCATCGGCAAGATGCGCGAGCGGCCCCAGGGCAAGCGCCCCGGCAAGCACGCGCCGTGGTCCGCGCTCAAGCGGCCGACGTGGCGGCCGGACATTCGGGCGGCGGTGATCAGCGCGGCCCGCGTCGGCGCCCACCGGAAGATGGTCAAGACGTGGAACCGGTCCGGCCTCGTCCCGCTCGCCGTCCTGTCCGACTGCGTGGTGTACCCGTCGGCGTACCCGACCGCGCGCGCCGTGGTCCCGCGCAAGGATGACGGAACGCCACTTCCGGGCGGGTGGCGCCTCGGCCCGAATCCGGGCTACGTGAAAGAGGAGGGCGTCCGTTCGATGGACTGGTACCGGGAGATGACCGCCAAGAAGGCGAACCCGGCCCGGTTCATCAAGGAGGGTCGGGACGCCGCCCGCGAGGGCGAATAGGTCCCTGCGCATCGTCATCTGAGTGTCGACAGAGAGGGAAGATCATGAAGGAAGAGGCCGCAGTCGAGAGCGCTCGGGGAGTCTGGCCAGAGGCGGAGGGATTCGAGTCCGCTCCCGGTGGTTGGACGTTCCGCGTTGGAGGCGGGTACGCGTGGATCACGGACGCCGGCCGCGTGGCGGTCGACCCCGAAGGGCTCCGGAGCCACGCGCGTAACCGCATCACGGCCAACTGACCAGGGAGCACCACCGATGACGACGACCCTTCCCCTCATCCGTACCGCCGCCGAGTTCGAGGAGCTGCGCCAGGCCGTGACAACGGTCGAGATCCCGGCGGGGTTTGACCGCTGGCACCCCTCGGAGCTGACGCAATGGCTCGACGGCGTGGCGGAGGACGAGGACGTTTCCGAAGCTGATTCCCTCCGCGCTCAGGTGGCCGTCTTCTACGCCCTGGGGATCGAGCCCGAGGACGTGCAGAGCAACACCGCTCCCTAACCTGCGGGCAGACAGACGGAGGGGCCCCGGCAGACGCCGGGGCCCCTCCGTCTGTCTGCGGCTCGAATCGTGAGCACAACTCACAGTTAAACTTGTAGTTGACTTGCGTCTGTGGGAGGGTGGTCGGACGCCACCACCCCGCAGACAGGAGCCGCGTCGAATGCGCACCGAGTACGTCACCCGCACCCGGATCGCCGTAGATGGTCGAGGCGACGCCGAGGCCCGCCTCGACTTCCCCCGGGCCTCCGGGAAGGGCAAGGCCCGCGCTCGCGCCGTCCGGCGCCTCGCCGTGATTTACAAGATCGACGCCCGTCACCCGTGGCGGACCATGCACTACAACCCCGCCTCTCCGGACGCCCCGGCGCCGACGCCCGACGAGCTGACCCTCGAACTCAGCGGAACCCCCGAGCGGGTCGCCCGGTACCTGTCCGCCGTCCCGCGCTACCTCGCCGCCGTCGAGGCCCTCGCCACCAGGGCGGTGCGCGTCTACGGACAGTGGGCCCGCAGCGTGGCCGCAGAGGAGGCGCTCGAATACGTCGATGCCGGCGGCCGTCGCGCCTACGCTGCCCAGTTCCGCGCCGCAGCGTTCACGGCCGGGGCCGACTATCTCGGGATCGCTTCCCTTCCGCCCCGAGACCTCGACCCGTCCCGTCCCATGTGGGACCAGGCCGCCCGCATCGTGTGGGACCTCGTCAAGGTCGGGACGCCGGTCAACCTGTACGCCATGCACGACGAGGCCGAGGCCGAGGAGCTCCTCGCCAGTGCGGACCGCGCCCCGGCACCGACCCCGGCCGACGTCGCGTTCGAGCGCGAGCTCGCCGAGCTGCGCACCGCGCAGGCCCGCCGGTCCGTGGCTCTGTTCGCCGCGCTCGACGGCGAGGAACTCCCGAGCGTGGCCGACCTCCCCGCCGTCGAGGAGGCCCCGGCCGAGGACGTCGTCGAGGGCCAGGAGGACGAGGAGCTCCCCGCGGTTCCGCTCACCCGCGTACAGCGGCGTTGGCTGCACACCGCCGCCGCGCACCCCGAGGGCCACCTCCCCGAGGAGGTCAACCTCCGCACGGTGCGCGCGCTCGGCCTCGCCGGGTATGCCGAGTGGTCATCGTCCCGCCCCTATGCCGGGCGCCTCTCCGAGGCCGTGTGGAAGCCGCGCGGCGGCGAGGTTCGGATCACCGCAGCGGGACGGCAGCGTGCCGAGCGCGAGGAGCGCGAGCTCGTCGTAGTCGTGGCGTGCGGGGGTCGGAAGGCGGTGTATTCCGACGGGCTCCGCAAGGGTGAGCCGGTGATCGGCGCGCGGGCCGGTGAGCTCTACGTGGGGAGCTACCACCGGGCAGCACGCCGGGCGGCCGACGTCCTCACCCGGGACGGCCGCGCCGGACGAGTGGTGATCCTGTCGGCGAGGTACGGCCTCGTCGAGCTGGACGAGCACCTCTTGAACTACAACCTTCGGGCCGGTGACCCGGGCACGGTCGACGGCGAGACGCTCCGCCGGCAGGCGCACGCACTCGGGATCTCGGGGGCGGCCGTGACGGTCCTCGGCGGCCGGGCGTACACCAAGCTCGCCCGCGAGGTCTGGGAGGACGTCGTCGAGCCGCTCGCCGGGACTCGGGGGATCGGTGAACAGCTCGGCCGTCTCGCCGATATCTACGCACCCGACCGCCACCGGGTCGCCGTCGAGGCCGAGCTCGTCGAGGACCAGGCCGAGGAGCTCGGCCTCGCCGAGGAGCCTCTCGCCCGTCCCGCCGCCGGGCGGGCGGCCGAGGTCCGGGTCGAGACTGCACCCGCCGCCCTCGTCCGCGTACGGCACCCTCGCGCGTTGTCGGGGTACCTGTCGCGCCGCCTGTCGCGCGGGGCCCTGTCGCGGCCTGTGAGCTGCGCAGACTCCCCCTTTCCCCCCTCTGTGGTCCGGACGCGACAGAGGGGCGGACAAGGCGACGCCCTCCCGACCTGTCACCCGTACCGGTGGACCGCCGCGCGCCCCGAGGACAGGCTCTCGGTGATGCGGGACGGTGAACGAATGCGCCCCATGATCGCCGCCGCCTCCGTCGCCCTGGTCCTCCTGTCGACCGGATGCGTGTCCGTCGCTCCCCAGGGGCCGACTCCTCGCCTTTCTCCCGCCGCCGCTCCTCGGCCCGCCCCTTCCTCGGAGTCCGTCACCCAGGCCCCGGCCCGCGAGGAGCTCGTCCGGGTGGGGTCGGCCCCGAGCTCTCCGCCGGCGCGACCCAAGAGGACGGCGGCCACCCCGCCCGAGGAGTCAGCGGCGGCGCCCCATTCGCCGGGGCGCCCGGCCGTCGCGCCTGTCGTGCCGCGCCGTGCGTACCGGCCCGAGCCTCCTCGGCGCGTCCGACCGGCGGCGCCCCCTCGTCGCGAGGTCCGCCCTCCGGTGCGCCGTCCGGCCCCGGTGCGCCGTCCGTCGACCGGCGGGTACGGCATGGCCGACGTCTGCCGGTCCGCGCAAGGAGTGGCCGACCCGTCCCTCGTAGCTCTGTGCGGAAGCGCCTACGGCGGTAAATGAGCGCTGCGGGTGGCCTCGCGGCGGATAGCCTTCCGCCATGCCAACACCTACGCACAAGCTCCCCACCGAGGGGGCACGAGTCGTGTTCATCGGCAAGGGCGGGTCGACCAAGACTCACACCCTCGCGCACGTCCTCGGCCACTGGTCCCGCATGGGTATCCCCGTGGCGGCCGTCGACTCCGACGAGCCGGGGGAGGACGAGGACGGCTCACTCGTCACCTGGAACCAGATGACGAACGGCCGGATGGTACCGACCAAGCACGCGGACGACGAGAGCCCCCTCACGGTCAAGGCGCAGTACAGCGCCCTGCGTCTGCCCGGCACGATCATTGAGGAGACGCCCGCGGAGGGCATCCTCGGCATTGACACCGGGTCGTGGGCCAACCGGCCGGGCGGGACGCATCACTCGGCGCTCGCTATGGCGTCTCTGGCCGTCCTGTGTCTCCAGCCGCACGAGGGCGAGCTCCACCGGTCCGCGTCGGTCTGGGCCGCCCTCAAGCACCTTGAGGACACCGGATCACGTCGCCCCGAGCTCGTCGTCCTGTTCACCCGCGTACACCACAACGCGAAGTCGAGCGGGGAGGTGCGGGGGACGATGGAGCGGAGCGGGATCACGGTCCTGGACAACGCCGTGCCGAACCAGATGGGTGAGGACGGGTACTCGCGGGCGTTCGGCAAGCCGCTGGAGCTCGTCGAGGACGACCCCATGCACAAGATCGCCGTCGAGATCCTGGGGCGGGTGTCCCTGTGAGCCAACCGAACGCCATGGACGCGATGTTCGGCAACGCCCTTGCCACCCGGGGCAAGGGCGCGGGGACGGGCACGGGCGCCCCCACGGCGGTTCCCGCGACGTTCACCGAGCCGGGCATCCCGGCACAGCCGGCAGAGGCCGAGGCCGCACCCCCCGTCATAGAAACACCGGTCCCGACCGAACCCGCCACCGAACCCGCCAAGGAGGACGCCAAGGAGGACGCCAAGGAGGCCGACGCCGAGGGTTCCGCCACCGAACCCGCCAAGGGGGCCGAGGTCGCGGTCCCGCCAATTGGCGGGAAAGCGTTCGATAAGAAATCGAACAAGGGGAAGGAGCGCGGCCCGCTCAACTCGGCCGAGCTCCTGCGCCTGAATCAG
The sequence above is drawn from the Streptomyces sp. NBC_00078 genome and encodes:
- a CDS encoding DUF6884 domain-containing protein; this encodes MRTEYVTRTRIAVDGRGDAEARLDFPRASGKGKARARAVRRLAVIYKIDARHPWRTMHYNPASPDAPAPTPDELTLELSGTPERVARYLSAVPRYLAAVEALATRAVRVYGQWARSVAAEEALEYVDAGGRRAYAAQFRAAAFTAGADYLGIASLPPRDLDPSRPMWDQAARIVWDLVKVGTPVNLYAMHDEAEAEELLASADRAPAPTPADVAFERELAELRTAQARRSVALFAALDGEELPSVADLPAVEEAPAEDVVEGQEDEELPAVPLTRVQRRWLHTAAAHPEGHLPEEVNLRTVRALGLAGYAEWSSSRPYAGRLSEAVWKPRGGEVRITAAGRQRAEREERELVVVVACGGRKAVYSDGLRKGEPVIGARAGELYVGSYHRAARRAADVLTRDGRAGRVVILSARYGLVELDEHLLNYNLRAGDPGTVDGETLRRQAHALGISGAAVTVLGGRAYTKLAREVWEDVVEPLAGTRGIGEQLGRLADIYAPDRHRVAVEAELVEDQAEELGLAEEPLARPAAGRAAEVRVETAPAALVRVRHPRALSGYLSRRLSRGALSRPVSCADSPFPPSVVRTRQRGGQGDALPTCHPYRWTAARPEDRLSVMRDGERMRPMIAAASVALVLLSTGCVSVAPQGPTPRLSPAAAPRPAPSSESVTQAPAREELVRVGSAPSSPPARPKRTAATPPEESAAAPHSPGRPAVAPVVPRRAYRPEPPRRVRPAAPPRREVRPPVRRPAPVRRPSTGGYGMADVCRSAQGVADPSLVALCGSAYGGK
- a CDS encoding transcriptional regulator — its product is MSETSYTAPLAVLDTAEGRLVAYLPNVQSCAVPAEVTDLSSAAEWALASGFGAAALSQYGEDVGPLLVLTESAVEALGLPTEMDDRKRLRVPDDHPAVKELDEAGWTLSRAGLGPWTFLFKGRTEVHVAVIPWGAFDEQMRWAVPTDDPGALAYTLGLYAERVVSPVGSTAGCSLALMTAVRPPSRVQFDRGTGRMRRTPVPGSLSVAIDPAPPEAPDEHPLAAERTREESKDPGHVLVEEALAWYREPTEAEAAAPHVVGLDVNVAFLAAASRLTVGLGEAVYTDGPAFDKKIPGAWLVDFSAATLRTKDLTTKQWRELPAEFPSPFTPDGKRPTGPAWYATPTLAYAVELGIEVRPLAAWLRPDAGGYLDLWHNRLRDAYMDTLADLGITDGMDEDAFLAGMATVKERDPEAVALLSAIKQTAKGGIGKMRERPQGKRPGKHAPWSALKRPTWRPDIRAAVISAARVGAHRKMVKTWNRSGLVPLAVLSDCVVYPSAYPTARAVVPRKDDGTPLPGGWRLGPNPGYVKEEGVRSMDWYREMTAKKANPARFIKEGRDAAREGE
- a CDS encoding helix-turn-helix transcriptional regulator; the protein is MGKILDAIKSRFQTRDIPKTTSGRFNALMRKEKGNTQRVAERLGVSRRTVQRYIKGERKIDNNPEAVARLEKEVSKDHQPKVRAKAQKEAKQRGLTVETRARFGFNAAGGSTDDARLRRLTEDVPDHLVDGIFEALRNGDEAEAQRLIAEGLAEEYFRTPGTDAESLDVEFTDVDYIELDWRN